The Lycium barbarum isolate Lr01 chromosome 11, ASM1917538v2, whole genome shotgun sequence genome contains the following window.
ACCTTGCTTCAGAGTTGCCATCTCAGTCCAAAGGTGATAGGATCTGGTCAAGTCAGATCTGTCAAACCTTTCTTCAAAATCTAGCAAAATTTTCTTTGCACTTGAAGCATACATGATGCCTGGTAACAATTCTGCAGCGACTGTGACTGCTATCCATGAAAGTACTATCGCGTTACACTTTTCCCATTGTTCCTCAAGTGCTCCTTTGTAAGCCCTTTTGACACAGCTTCCATCAACGAATCCTAATTTTTCTTTTCCTCTAAGTGCTAATTTCATAGACCTGCTCCACAGAGCATAGTTCTCTGGTCCTGTGAGCTTTATTGGAATTAAAACCACACCAGGTGCATCTGAAGCTTGAAGATAAAGAGGATGATTGTGATCAAGTGTTGTAACTTCATTCACCGCCATTGTTGACTGTGTTGTGGCTTCGCTAACCACCATTGTTGATTGTATTGAGTTTCTTCGAGTTGGTGCTTATTTCTATATTCTCTTTTGCTTTGATCGAGTCTCCTTAGGATccccgctctgataccatgttaaattCAGTGTTTGATCAGTGAATTTAACACTGGACTTGAGTTCTAACTAGAATCCATTGAGAgaactttgaagaagaagaaggcagTTTTTTGTATATCTTTGTATATCTGTTacagaatgtatatatatacccttTCATGCTACATACTCACGTGCACAACATGTGCTCTATCTAACTGAATCTTAACTAACTACTGATCATTACTTTTGACAACTAATAGACAGCTAAGAGCCTAACCACTTATAACAAACTCAGTTCTTAATAGTTTGTGAGTTCTCCCGGCATTCCCTGTATTAAGGTGGCTATTGCGCGAAACCAGAGTAAATTAATTTACATTAATCAATCAACTACCGCTCAATGTTGTGGTTAGCTAAGACTAGTTATAGaaagattctactctttttgtTAGTACATGTAGATGATACTAACTGAATCAGCTAGTCATTTTACAGAACCAGAATAAACTAAGTTACGCAATAATGCTAACTTTTTACTTTATTGTTAGTGCATAAAAACCATAGTACCTGAATTTAGATAGCTTCATCGCCCACAAAATTACAGCAACCATAAgaaccaaaagcataaaagaaaattaccagttttaaaaaagaaaagaaacaaaagcATAAAAGTAGAGCTTTAACAACATTGATGCATCAACACAGTTTCCTGTAATTATACAATTTTGATTTTCAGACCATCTATCAAGTGTCTCTAGATCTAGTGCTTTACTTGTTTTATCGCCGCAGACCAACTGATAAAAAGTATACTTTCTTTGTATAAGCAGTGCAACACCTGAGTTAGCCGACATCGATTGGCACAACCTTGGCTTTGGGATTATGCCTACGGATTATATGTATATCATGAAATGTTCTCGAGATGGAAACTTTTCTAAGGGTGAGCTACAGCGTTTCGGGAATATTGAGTTGAGCCCATCTGCTGGGATATTAAATTATGGACAGGTCTGCTTTGCAACTTGCTGTGGTTTTGATTTTCACTTCAAGCAACTATTTTTCTTCATCTAAAATATATTGCTGTTGTAATTCATTTTAATGATTATGTTCCACTTTATCTATCAGACTTTACTTAAAATGCTTTTAGAAATATTGATAGGGATTGTTTGAAGGTTTAAAAGCCTATAAAAGACATGATGGTAATATATTGCTGTTTCGACCCGAAGAAAATGCTCTGCGCATGATGATGGGAGCAGAACGTATATGCATGCCTTCACCATATGTTGAACAGTTTCTTGAAGCAGTAAAAGCCACTGTTTTAGCAAATGAAAGATGGGTAAATGTCACATTTCAATCTCTTAGTCGCAGATCTTGTTGTTGGGTGATTTCTGTCCTGACTACTTTCCTTTTTCTATTCCTTACTACAGATTCCTCCACCAGGTAAAGGTTCATTATACATAAGACCGCTACTTATGGGGAGTGAATCTGTTCTTGGTGTTGCTCCAGCTCCTGAGTACACATTCCTTATTTATGTATCACCTGTGGGAAATTATTTTAAGGGTATTACTGGTGTACTGGTAGTTTGTTGGATCACCCCAGGCTTTGATTGTAACTTTTGATTTGTGTTCACAACTGCATCTTTCAGTTTTCCTTTGACATATCACATTCCATGAAAATGTTAATAATTGGTAAAAAGGAATAGCTTAAGGTAGACGTCAAGGGTACTTGCACCTTTACTTAAGAGAACTTCAATTCCAAAATCATCTGACTCTACTCAATTGGTCTATTGCCTGGGGATCACACACAACTGCATTTAATACAAGCACAAAAACCTTTTTCATCTTGGAATATTTGTTATATATTTTCCTCACTATGTATGAGATTACCCGTCAAGACAATTTTCCCTTTCAAGGACTATTTCATCTTTGCGAAATGTTTCAAAGCTATTCAGCTAACTACAGTATTTCCATAGAAATCAATGATGAATTCACCATCCTGGTTGTGAATTAACTTTTCCCATAAACCACCCTGATAAAACTTCCATCAGTATTCATTTCCATTAGAGATGATCATTGTGGTCTAGTGGACAAATTATACTTCACTGCTAAAAGCCTAAGCCTACAGAGATAATTGTTTAAGCTCATCATGAATATATTGATACCTCCCCCAACCCCCAAATTAAAACAAATCCTCTTCTCAAATATATATTTACAAGTATTGGCCCGGGGGGCCGGGAGTACAAACTACATATATGTTTATTGGAAAGTTTGAGTTGCTGAATGAGTATCATGAGAAGGATTGAAACTAGACGTAAGGTACTGCTTTATGAAGTTTTAATGTGAACATGAAGTTTTAATgtgaacaacaacatacccggtgtAATCCCACATAAGTTTTAATGTGAATGTTATCACAATATTCATTAGCTCCAAATTCCTTTAAGTAAATTCTGAAATGATCAAATTTGTAAGAATTTAAGTCCTTGATGTTGATGGGTGTGGCAATTCTCGGGACTGTTAACTACATCTGGTGTATGAAGTGAAAATTTGATGGAAATTAAATAGTTAAGTGGGTTATGATACACTACCTCACAATCTTCTTACTACTTTCAAGACAAAAGGATATGGTGTCAGTAAGGAATATAGAAAGGATAGGAAGATGTAGGTCTCttattacttctcaaaacatcgAGTGAGCATGGCATCTTTTGTTGTAAAATTTCATGTTTGTATTCAAATAATTATGTTATGCTTTGTGTCCTTTTCTATCGTCACTTCATTTTACTTTCTTGGCAGGAAGGTATGGCACCAATAAATTTGGTAGTTGAGACGGAAATGCATCGCGCAACTCCTGGTGGAACTGGAGGTGTCAAGACTATAGGAAATTACGCTGCAGTAAGCTAGGTTTATGGAAATTTTGCTTATTTCAGATATCTGTTTAATGTTTATGTATTTCAAGGTTACCTGCTGAAAGCCTTAATTGGACCCTGACTTATTCTATTTTCTTGGGGATTGACAATGACAAGTATTGGTCCCACTTATCTTGCTTATCCTTAATGTTTATGTCTTTCACTCGTGTTACACTTGATGTGTTTACAAAGGTATTTGCAGTTTTATAATCATATTATTACGTGGAAACACACAAATCTATAGGCTAGCTGTGATCATGAGAAGAAAAACATTGTGCTTCACCTAGTTATTTGATACCTAAATGGATATTAAGGTATGGCTGATCAAAACTAGTTTGGTGCCAGGGTGTAGTTTTTATTGTATATGGATAATAAAATCTGCAATTGTTGATGAATTCATTTTCATTTGTGGGTTTTTAAATGTAGGTTCTGAAGGCATAGAGTGCTGCTAAAGCAAAAGGTTACTCTGATATTCTGTACCTTGATAGTGTTAACAAAAGATACCTAGAGGAGGTTTCCTCTTGTAATGTTTTCATCGTGAAGGTATAAGATAACGTCAATTTTATCTTTGCACCTAAATTATTCTTTTAGTATTTTCATTAGGGCTAATGACACAAGAAATATGTCCAGAGATTTTCTAAAGCAAACTCTTATTATGTGTCCGTTTTATCTTTTTCCATTGTGGCTTACATATGTGGATTAGTTCATCATTGTCACTTGTCGCAAAAGGACTTTCCGTTTTCTGGGGAAAAAAAAACTATTCTTTCCTTCCAGTGAATGTGTGTAAAGTCTTTGCACATGTATTAGGCCAATTAAGATATTTGCTAGTCTTAGACAAGAATAAAATATTTTAGATTCACCAAGATATTTGTCAAACGGTGGCATCTTTCCTACAAGGATCCGAACAGACTTCTTTGCAAATTATCATAATGATGAACTATGTTTCTAAATACTATTTTCTCAGGGTAATCTGATAACAACTCCTGCAATTAAAGGAACCATTCTTCCTGGTATCACACGAAAGAGCATAATTGATGTAGCTGTAAGCCAAGGATTACAGGTAACCCACAGACAACCcttcaccccacccccacccccacccccacccccaaccgttccccccccccccccccccttcaaaatTCAATTTCTCGATACCATTGGTATATAAGAATTAATAAACCGTCTAGCTTACCCAAGGAAGATGATGTTCATATTTGTAATGAACCTCAGTCTAGAAAGCTCAGAGGCAATGAATATTGTCCTTACGCTACCAATTAGCATATACAATTCTGAGTTTAGTTGAATATCATTACTAATTTTACATTTTCGGTGGATGAGAAAGATAAACATTGCAGACTGATTATTCAACACATAGGTAACTTGAGAGTTGTTTTCATGTGTTAGCTATGAAAAGTTTGGTTTGCAATCTCCGATTTATGCAACAAGGTGATTGGGAAATGGTTTTGCATTGCTTAAATTGCCTAGGCAGAacttcaattctattgaatgataGAAGTGAAATTCAATGACTTTGGCATATATGTTGGTCGTCTGGTTGCAAGAACAATTGGAATCTTTCAAGTTTAGCTCTTTCCACGGTGAGAAATTCGTAGCAAGTACGCTTTGATGATTAGGTTGCTGACATAATGATGGACTTTACCTTACCATCAAACAATTGAACTCGGGAAAGAATGGGAACTTCATTTAATTTTAGTTCTATTTGTTCACTTGGCTTAGCCGGTTGCTAAATACTTCATGTATCACAAGACCATTATTCTAAGACCATAATG
Protein-coding sequences here:
- the LOC132616837 gene encoding branched-chain amino acid aminotransferase 2, chloroplastic-like isoform X6, whose translation is MESGGALAGLHLKPTYLHHHLKLLPSSSSFTYERHFSKLQKQSPFGSYSCKCSINDGSPLQVSSPASATPELADIDWHNLGFGIMPTDYMYIMKCSRDGNFSKGELQRFGNIELSPSAGILNYGQGLFEGLKAYKRHDGNILLFRPEENALRMMMGAERICMPSPYVEQFLEAVKATVLANERWIPPPGRYGTNKFGS
- the LOC132616837 gene encoding branched-chain amino acid aminotransferase 2, chloroplastic-like isoform X2; this encodes MESGGALAGLHLKPTYLHHHLKLLPSSSSFTYERHFSKLQKQSPFGSYSCKCSINDGSPLQVSSPASATPELADIDWHNLGFGIMPTDYMYIMKCSRDGNFSKGELQRFGNIELSPSAGILNYGQGLFEGLKAYKRHDGNILLFRPEENALRMMMGAERICMPSPYVEQFLEAVKATVLANERWIPPPGKGSLYIRPLLMGSESVLGVAPAPEYTFLIYVSPVGNYFKEGMAPINLVVETEMHRATPGGTGGVKTIGNYAAVS
- the LOC132616837 gene encoding branched-chain amino acid aminotransferase 2, chloroplastic-like isoform X3, with the translated sequence MESGGALAGLHLKPTYLHHHLKLLPSSSSFTYERHFSKLQKQSPFGSYSCKCSINDGSPLQVSSPASATPELADIDWHNLGFGIMPTDYMYIMKCSRDGNFSKGELQRFGNIELSPSAGILNYGQGLFEGLKAYKRHDGNILLFRPEENALRMMMGAERICMPSPYVEQFLEAVKATVLANERWIPPPGKGSLYIRPLLMGSESVLGVAPAPEYTFLIYVSPVGNYFKGRYGTNKFGS
- the LOC132616837 gene encoding branched-chain amino acid aminotransferase 2, chloroplastic-like isoform X1 codes for the protein MESGGALAGLHLKPTYLHHHLKLLPSSSSFTYERHFSKLQKQSPFGSYSCKCSINDGSPLQVSSPASATPELADIDWHNLGFGIMPTDYMYIMKCSRDGNFSKGELQRFGNIELSPSAGILNYGQGLFEGLKAYKRHDGNILLFRPEENALRMMMGAERICMPSPYVEQFLEAVKATVLANERWIPPPGKGSLYIRPLLMGSESVLGVAPAPEYTFLIYVSPVGNYFKEGMAPINLVVETEMHRATPGGTGGVKTIGNYAAVLKA
- the LOC132616837 gene encoding branched-chain amino acid aminotransferase 2, chloroplastic-like isoform X4 encodes the protein MESGGALAGLHLKPTYLHHHLKLLPSSSSFTYERHFSKLQKQSPFGSYSCKCSINDGSPLQVSSPASATPELADIDWHNLGFGIMPTDYMYIMKCSRDGNFSKGELQRFGNIELSPSAGILNYGQGLFEGLKAYKRHDGNILLFRPEENALRMMMGAERICMPSPYVEQFLEAVKATVLANERWEGMAPINLVVETEMHRATPGGTGGVKTIGNYAAVLKA
- the LOC132616837 gene encoding branched-chain amino acid aminotransferase 2, chloroplastic-like isoform X5, with protein sequence MESGGALAGLHLKPTYLHHHLKLLPSSSSFTYERHFSKLQKQSPFGSYSCKCSINDGSPLQVSSPASATPELADIDWHNLGFGIMPTDYMYIMKCSRDGNFSKGELQRFGNIELSPSAGILNYGQGLFEGLKAYKRHDGNILLFRPEENALRMMMGAERICMPSPYVEQFLEAVKATVLANERWEGMAPINLVVETEMHRATPGGTGGVKTIGNYAAVS